Proteins from a single region of Psilocybe cubensis strain MGC-MH-2018 chromosome 3, whole genome shotgun sequence:
- a CDS encoding putative endonuclease 4 has translation MVLTRQSTRASSMASQLQAITVETSTGSTCKPRKKRTKVSEDESQETTSSSKPKRARKLKPEVDKSEFLPRAQSQWKVGAHVSAAGGVENAVLNAASIGANSFALFLKSQRKWESPPLSNESITEFKRLMKELGYESRMVLPHGSYLINLGNPDAAKREKSFACFLDDLKRCEALGLELYNFHPGSTVGETSVETSLSLIADCINRAHVETSRVTVVLENMAGAGNIIGSDFGHLAGIIKLVKDKLRVGVCLDTWSQVMHSLRVMIFERKMAGITKFDEQIGLKYLCGMHLNDSKTEYNSKKDRHENIGLGHLGLLSFVHILNDPRTQNIPLILETPSFEQAKEIWGTEISVLQRVSGEGNVCHHNGTTKEGEHLVDIDALVNQLKKSVLNGAKRN, from the exons ATGGTTCTCACTCGGCAATCGACGCGCGCGAGTTCGATGGCATCTCAACTTCAAGCTATCACCGTTGAAACTTCGACGGGATCTACATGTAAACCACGGAAAAAGAGGACAAAAGTCTCTGAGGATGAATCGCAGGAA ACCACAAGTTCCTCAAAACCTAAAAGAGCACGAAAGTTAAAGCCTGAGGTCGACAAATCTGAGTTTCTACCCAGAGCGCAGAGTCAGTGGAAAGTTGGAGCACATGTATCAGCGGCTGGGGGTGTGGAAAATGCGGTCCTCAATGCCGCTTCAATTGG TGCAAACTCGTTTGCTCTATTTTTAAAGTCGCAGCGCAAATGGGAATCCCCACCTCTAAGCAACGAATCCATAACCGAATTCAAGAGGCTCATGAAAGAGCTCGGATATGAAAGCAGAATGGTGCTACCTCACGGAAGTTATCTAATTAATCTTGGAAACCCCGACGC CGCGAAACGGGAAAAATCATTTGCGTGCTTTTTGGACGACTTGAAACGATGCGAAGCTCTTGGCCTTGAGCTATATAATTTTCA TCCAGGGTCAACCGTTGGGGAAACGTCTGTAGAGACGTCACTCAGTCTCATCGCAGATTGTATCAATCGCGCACATGTAGAAACAAGCCGAGTCACGGTTGTCCTAGAAAACATG GCGGGTGCCGGGAATATCATTGGCTCGGACTTCGGTCATCTCGCTGGAATTATCAAGCTTGTCAAAGATAAATTGCGGGTTGGCGTGTGTCTCGATACTT GGTCACAGGTCATGCATTCGCTGCG GGTTATGATATTCGAACGAAAGATGGCTGGAA TAACAAAGTTCGATGAACAAATCGGCCTGAAATACCTTTGCGGAATGCACCTAAACGATTCCAAGACGGAATACAACAGTAAGAAGGATCGACACGAAAACATCGGACT GGGACATCTTGGTCTTCTCTCATTCGTTCATATCTTAAATGACCCACGGACCCAAAATATCCCCTTGATATTAGAGACCCCAAGCTTTGAGCAAGCCAAAGAAATATGGGGTACAGAGATATCTGTGCTTCAACGTGTCTCTGGGGAAGGAAATGTTTGTCATCACAACGGCACTACCAAGGAGGGGGAACACCTGGTTGATATTGACGCTCTTGTCAACCAGCTGAAGAAGTCCGTGCTAAATGGGGCCAAGCGTAATTAG
- a CDS encoding Transcription factor SKN7 — translation MDQIQNNQHHLNHSTNSNENTTSTSSNSPSARQRQLQFQLQQQRLLVQQQQQQLYSLLPPQISQGQLHNHSATAAPSSSSYSPHSLLPPIAGPSGSYYTDDLNSPTHTTPPTSASASSAVPTGWPNHHRTSNSRDELHPSRQQQQPRYEQEQYQFQQQQHEQHHNLQRDQQQQQQQQQQQQRQFKREREEPMAYNKDDKSSVGASGSSGPQQPPARGSEDAMPSTSDFVKKLYKMLEDPNFQSVVCWGPLGDCFVVKDMNEFTKSILPRMFKHSNFASFVRQLNKYDFHKVKNTDDNQFGEHSWTFRHPDFHADRRDALENIKRKVPAQRKPAAQQNSISATGALPSQSSAYGAQPLSSSSLPYPLSSEHHHHRSESPSSLASQAQLKAEIQRLKDEGEDLRGRIRNLERNYENVLVEMVGFQRGMAQQDGLMQSLIAYFLGSESGKLKASTSSSSQNAHNQSPMAGGATSPSGAMYSPSQGPPAGSSSSSMKATAHQLLKQQIQAHLQNQQQNQNPSGLLSSRAVPSQVPPPPPPTAQALQAQLRESQRRYASGSSSSETLQSTSGEQLQQYAIQQEDGGRQRQASGGYNFQPQNVAEDTSRSWNSAEYGRAQQQPHPPPPLPQTQEPQQQPQQQAQAQQTSPQQKFNRADALAQIREMHRERLSQGGWAGGVNVLDRMDRGGYGDGQDQQQQQRQDFEKGLIGSGGSHMEAADQRGFVGAGGEDISGTESGQRSRSDSSAFLDDEGRDSRDLSPEEYVMPSANTQPLRPSDLLPDGRTNVQDQRQQASSSSSSSTSWDKMMPSSFNLGPVAGFSGQNMEATEAELAREGLQVYTVGHLLPRNAYSEDAQGNWSFDPSTLSMGGMLGGLGLPEGSSTDSGYANGDNEETVQPTVPSSIDAGSSGQGSSSSSTSAESQKLRVRRSTFVPGWAVPPRVLLVDDDAVSRKLSSKFLKVFGCTIDVAVDGIGAVNKMNLEKYDLVLMDIVMPKLDGVSATNLIRKFDKGTPIISMTSNSKPNEIMTYYSSGMNDILPKPFTKKGLLDMLEKHLMHLKVIQQMAKIPRSVGLPPLSDANFEQAITASANNLFMLQQQGGSPSNALTPAFSSNPSTSDTAGPLSAPSPFNFQFFGDGTDDDVRINPLAGMGLSDEQYGIILQNIVNGDGFMGMMESMGGTNPNQMSLSGEKRPLDDPEDERDGKRSRFEVIE, via the exons ATGGATCAGATCCAAAATAATCAACATCATCTGAATCATTCTACAAATTCAAACGAAAACACGACCTCGACCTCTTCCAATTCTCCATCCGCGCGACAGAGGCAGCTTCAGTTCCAGctccagcagcagcgtcTCCTtgtccagcagcagcagcagcagctctacAGCCTTCTGCCGCCGCAAATTTCCCAGGGTCAGCTACACAATCACAGCGCAACAGCCGCTCCCTCGTCTTCCTCGTATTCCCCCCACTCCCTTCTCCCCCCTATCGCGGGCCCTTCCGGCTCATATTATACCGACGATTTGAACTCGCCAACGCACACTACCCCACCTACATCTGCCTCAGCGTCCAGCGCCGTACCCACCGGTTGGCCGAATCACCATCGCACCTCAAATTCCAGAGACGAGCTTCATCCATCGcgccagcagcaacagccgCGTTACGAACAAGAACAATATCAAtttcagcagcagcagcacgaGCAACACCACAACCTGCAGCGCgatcagcagcaacaacagcaacaacaacagcagcagcagcgccaATTTAAACGAGAACGGGAGGAACCGATGGCTTATAACAAAGACGATAAAAGTAGTGTGGGTGCGAGTGGCTCCTCCGGTCCTCAACAACCTCCTGCTCGAGGCTCAGAAGACGCCATGCCGTCTACGAGCGACTTTGTGAAAAAGCTTTACAA GATGCTTGAAGATCCTAACTTCCAGTCTGTGGTGTGTTGGGGTCCATTGGGAGATTGCTTTGTCGTCAAG GACATGAACGAATTTACGAAATCAATCCTTCCGCGGATGTTCAAACACTCCAATTTCGCGTCGTTTGTACGCCAATTGAACAAATACGACTTCCACAAGGTGAAGAACACCGACGATAATCAGTTCGGGGAACAC AGCTGGACGTTCCGACATCCTGACTTCCACGCGGATAGGCGGGATGCCCTCGAAAATATCAAACGCAAAGTTCCCGCTCAGCGTAAACCTGCCGCGCAGCAGAACTCTATCTCCGCTACTGGCGCTCTCCCTTCCCAGTCGTCGGCGTACGGCGCACAACCTCTCTCATCATCGTCACTTCCCTATCCCCTCTCCTCtgaacaccaccaccaccgatCCGAATCCCCCTCGTCACTGGCCAGCCAGGCCCAGCTTAAGGCCGAAATTCAACGCCTTAAAGATGAGGGTGAGGACCTGCGCGGTAGGATTCGGAATCTCGAACGAAATTATGAAAACGTCCTCGTGGAGATGGTCGGATTCCAGAGGGGAATGGCGCAGCAAGACGGCTTGATGCAAAGTCTCATTGCTTACTTTTTGGGAAGCGAGAGTG GAAAGCTGAAGGCATCGACATCGTCGTCGAGCCAGAATGCGCACAACCAATCCCCGATGGCGGGGGGTGCGACATCTCCCAGCGGTGCAATGTACTCGCCGAGCCAGGGTCCACCCGCAGGATCCAGTTCGAGTTCGATGAAGGCCACTGCACACCAGCTGCTCAAGCAGCAGATCCAAGCGCACCTGCAGAATCAGcagcaaaaccaaaaccccTCGGGCCTTCTTTCCTCCCGCGCTGTCCCGTCGCAGGTGCCACCGCCCCCGCCGCCCACTGCCCAGGCACTGCAGGCGCAGCTGCGCGAGAGCCAGCGGCGGTATGCTTCTGGGAGTAGTAGCAGCGAGACTTTGCAGTCGACGTCGGGGGAGCAGCTGCAGCAGTACGCTATCCAGCAGGAGGATGGCGGTAGACAGCGGCAGGCTTCAGGCGGATACAATTTCCAGCCTCAGAACGTCGCGGAGGATACTTCGAGGAGCTGGAATAGTGCCGAGTACGGTCGcgctcagcagcagccacaCCCGCCGCCACCGCTTCCTCAGACACAGGAgcctcagcagcagccccagcagcaggcgcaggcgcagcaGACGTCGCCGCAGCAAAAGTTCAATCGCGCGGACGCACTGGCGCAGATCCGCGAGATGCACCGCGAGCGGCTGAGTCAAGGCGGGTGGGCAGGCGGTGTCAACGTGCTTGATCGCATGGACCGTGGGGGTTACGGCGATGGTCAGgatcagcagcaacaacaacgacaagaCTTCGAGAAAGGCTTGATTGGCAGCGGGGGTAGTCATATGGAAGCAGCTGATCAGCGAGGCTTCGTGGGTGCCGGCGGTGAGGACATTTCTGGGACAGAGTCTGGGCAAAGAAGTAGAAGCGATAGCTCAGcgtttcttgatgacgaggGTCGCGACTCCAGGGATCTGTCACCAGAAGAATACGTCATGCCTTCTGCCAATACTCAGCCTCTGCGGCCCTCTGACTTGCTACCGGACGGACGCACGAATGTTCAAGACCAGCGGCAACaagcttcgtcgtcgtcgtcgtcatccaCTTCCTGGGACAAGATGATGCCTTCCTCGTTTAACCTTGGTCCTGTTGCGGGATTCAGCGGCCAGAACATGGAAGCTACTGAAGCTGAACTGGCCCGCGAAGGGTTGCAGGTCTACACTGTCGGCCATCTCTTACCACGGAACGCATATTCTGAAGACGCTCAAGGCAACTGGAGCTTCGATCCGAGTACGCTGAGCATGGGTGGGATGCTCGGAGGCCTCGGTCTCCCGGAAGGGAGCAGCACAGATTCAGGATACGCCAACGGGGATAacgaagaaactgttcaGCCTACGGTGCCCAGCTCGATTGACGCTGGTTCTTCTGGTCAGggatcgtcgtcgtcgtcgacttCTGCGGAATCTCAAAAACTTCGTGTGCGGCGGTCGACGTTTGTGCCGGGATGGGCTGTCCCGCCGCGAGTCCTCCTCGTTGACGATGATGCTGTGAGCAGGAAGCTTAGCAGCAAGTTTTTGAAAGTCTTTGGTTGTACGATTGACGTTGCTGTGGATGGTATTGGGGCAGTCAACAAGATGAATTTGGAGAAATATGACCTTGTGCTAATG GACATCGTGATGCCCAAACTCGACGGTGTGTCAGCTACGAATCTGATTCGCAAATTCGACAAAGGAACGCCGATCATCTCGATGACGAGCAACTCCAAGCCGAATGAAATCATGACCTACTACTCGTCGGGTATGAACGACATCCTCCCTAAACCATTCACTAAGAAGGGTTTGTTGGACATGCTTGAG AAACATCTCATGCATCTCAAAGTCATCCAGCAAATGGCGAAAATACCTCGATCGGTTGGATTACCCCCGCTGTCTGATGCGAATTTCGAGCAGGCGATTACTGCATCCGCCAACAACCTTTTCATGCTTCAACAACAGGGAGGCTCTCCGTCCAACGCGCTCACGCCTGCGTTCAGCTCAAACCCTTCGACCTCTGATACCGCTGGTCCTCTATCCGCTCCTTCACCGTTCAACTTTCAATTCTTTGGAGATGGGACGGACGATGATGTCCGAATTAATCCACTGGCGGGTATGGGCCTCAGCGACGAACAATATGGCATCATTTTGCAGAACATCGTCAACGGTGATGGGTTTATGGGTATGATGGAGTCGATGGGTGGCACGAACCCTAATCAGATGTCTCTTTCGGGAGAGAAAAGGCCACTCGATGATCCTGAAGACGAACGGGACGGGAAAAGGAGCAGATTCGAAGTAATTGAGTGA
- a CDS encoding Dehydrodolichyl diphosphate synthase complex subunit SPAC4D7.04c, whose translation MVLQRGWSWIATKARNVLLKILAAGPIPRHVAFVMDGNRRYARKNRKAVPEGHSDGFVTLRRMLEVCMRLNIKCVSAYAFSIENFKRSEEEVSALMTLAEAKLLELCSHGELLDQYGVRLNVIGNTKLLPESVQQAARKAEDMTRHNKRAIFNLCMPYTSRDEMTTAVESCVRDSILAGSKEIIITEQDIDRQMMTSLGDSPPLDILIRTSGVKRLSDYLLWQCCEDTQLQFSSVYWPDFGLFDFIPIILDFQRKVWSTSNL comes from the exons ATGGTGCTGCAACGTGGCTGGTCGTGGATCGCGACTAAAGCGCGTAATGTCCTCCTCAAAATCCTTGCGGCTGGTCCAATTCCTCGACATGTCGCCTTCGTTATGGATGGGAATCGACGGTATGCTCGGAAGAATAGAAAGGCAGTCCCAGAAGGTCATAGTGATGGGTTTGTGACTTTGCGAAGG ATGTTAGAAGTATGTATGCGATTAAACATCAAATGTGTGTCGGCGTACGCATTCTCCATCGAAAATTTCAAGCGGTCGGAAGAGGAAGTCAGCGCGTTGATGACTCTTGCGGAAGCAAAGTTATTGGAACTTTGCAGTCACGG TGAACTACTGGATCAATATGGCGTGCGGCTTAATGTGATTGGAAATACTAAACTCCTGCCGGAGTCAGTGCAACAGGCAGCCCGAAAGGCAGAGGACATGACGAGACACAATAAACG AGCTATATTCAATCTCTGCATGCCTTACACGTCCCGCGACGAAATGACAACGGCGGTGGAATCTTGTGTTCGCGATTCGATTTTGGCTGGTTCCAAAGAGAT AATCATCACAGAACAAGACATCGATCGCCAAATGATGACATCCTTGGGCGACAGTCCTCCACTAGACATATTGATTAGAACAAGTGGGGTCAAACGTTTGAGTGATTATTTGCTTTGGCAG TGCTGTGAAGATACCCAGCTACAGTTTTCGTCTGTGTATTGGCCTGACTTTGGTTTGTTCGATTTTATCCCTATCATACTAGACTTTCAACGCAAAGTGTGGTCTACTTCTAATTTATAA